A region from the Rheinheimera mangrovi genome encodes:
- a CDS encoding IS4 family transposase yields the protein MQLVTALTLANRYFPTNLNTGALHQLLPEEFISQCLEEAGIATVRRRRLPLESLVLVVLGMALYRGKDVWSIADKMQIMLPGRRELVAPSAVVQGRQRLGFEAMRQVFHHTQRLWHKEAEHPRWCGLQLLGVDGVVWRAPDTKENTDAFTKPKTTAGESAWPMVRMVCQMELTSHLLVNAAMDGYSTNEMVLAEQLVENTPDNSLTLFDRGFYSLGLLHAWQSKGENRHWLIPLKKGTQYEVIEKLGKQDYLVRLTTSPQARKKWQCLPEYMEARLLQKKIKGKECFILTSMLDTKAFMGDEIVDLYSQRWEIELGYREMKQHLLDSEFTLRSKKSDMVKQELWGVLLCYNLIRNQMVRMAKTLPGIYPNELSFTLCANAIVSLFEHGFTLISAHHIPKELDDLTRKAEFFILPFRREERMYPRQVKRKPSKYAYKK from the coding sequence ATGCAATTAGTTACCGCTTTAACCCTTGCCAATCGCTATTTCCCAACAAACCTGAACACAGGTGCATTACACCAGCTTTTACCCGAAGAATTTATCAGCCAGTGCCTTGAAGAGGCTGGTATCGCGACCGTGCGTCGTCGTCGATTGCCCTTAGAATCCTTGGTGTTGGTCGTACTTGGTATGGCGCTTTATCGTGGTAAAGATGTCTGGAGCATTGCAGATAAAATGCAAATTATGCTACCCGGTCGACGTGAATTGGTGGCCCCCAGCGCTGTTGTTCAGGGGAGGCAGCGGTTGGGTTTTGAAGCGATGCGGCAGGTGTTTCATCACACCCAAAGGCTGTGGCACAAGGAAGCCGAACACCCACGCTGGTGCGGACTGCAGTTACTGGGGGTGGACGGAGTCGTCTGGCGTGCACCAGATACAAAGGAAAATACAGACGCCTTTACGAAGCCAAAAACAACAGCAGGCGAATCAGCCTGGCCCATGGTCAGAATGGTGTGTCAGATGGAACTGACCAGTCATTTGCTGGTGAACGCTGCCATGGATGGGTACAGCACCAATGAAATGGTGCTGGCAGAGCAACTGGTTGAAAATACGCCGGACAACAGCCTGACGCTATTTGACCGTGGGTTTTATTCGTTAGGCCTGCTGCACGCATGGCAGAGTAAAGGAGAAAACCGGCACTGGCTTATCCCGCTGAAAAAAGGCACTCAGTATGAAGTGATAGAAAAGCTTGGAAAGCAGGACTACCTGGTACGACTGACAACAAGTCCTCAGGCAAGAAAGAAATGGCAGTGCTTGCCGGAGTATATGGAAGCGCGGTTACTGCAGAAAAAAATCAAAGGCAAAGAGTGCTTTATCCTGACCTCAATGCTTGATACCAAAGCGTTCATGGGCGATGAAATTGTGGATTTATATAGTCAGCGCTGGGAAATCGAGTTGGGTTATCGGGAGATGAAGCAGCATCTGCTGGACAGCGAATTTACGCTACGAAGCAAGAAATCAGACATGGTCAAGCAAGAGCTGTGGGGAGTACTGCTGTGCTACAACCTTATCCGTAACCAGATGGTAAGGATGGCGAAAACCTTGCCAGGTATTTACCCTAATGAGCTGAGTTTTACTTTATGCGCGAATGCCATAGTCAGCTTATTTGAGCATGGGTTTACCTTAATCAGCGCCCACCATATTCCAAAAGAGCTGGATGACTTAACTCGAAAAGCCGAATTTTTTATCTTGCCGTTCCGGCGTGAAGAGCGCATGTATCCAAGGCAAGTGAAACGAAAACCGAGTAAATATGCGTACAAAAAATAA